One genomic region from Sulfurimonas sp. encodes:
- a CDS encoding diguanylate cyclase — MKKILIVDDSQTILLMLESVLNEHPKIEPFFCKSYKDTQKLLKEHKGEFHAALLDLNLPDAPDGEVVDLVNTYNIPSIVLTGTLNKRLLETIQKKDVVDVILKNDKASIKFAIAAIQRTLKNYDTTALVVDDVELYRNIIKKSLKKINLNVLEAKDGQEALDILQKREDITLVITDYDMPIIDGLDLTFKIREKYNKDQVSIIAVSGLESKDIVSKFLKFGANDFIHKPFTHSEIVTRVNSNLELLDLFSRIKELGNTDYLTGAYNRRYFFQSGNAIFSKAKRKNKNLSVATIDIDKFKNINDIYGHDVGDDALKEVKTILDENLRESDLMARFGGEEFCILLEDISLEHTNILFEKIRKCFEANMIETHGIIVSYTVSIGIYFGMANSLEEIIKISDKALFEAKENGRNKVIIYT, encoded by the coding sequence ATGAAAAAAATACTCATTGTTGATGATAGTCAGACAATTTTACTAATGTTAGAATCTGTTCTTAATGAACACCCAAAGATAGAGCCATTCTTTTGTAAGTCATACAAAGATACACAAAAACTTTTAAAAGAGCATAAAGGTGAGTTTCATGCTGCTCTTCTTGACTTAAACCTTCCAGACGCTCCAGATGGTGAGGTTGTTGATTTGGTAAATACCTACAACATCCCTTCTATTGTTTTAACGGGAACTTTAAACAAAAGACTACTAGAAACTATACAAAAAAAAGATGTTGTAGATGTCATACTTAAAAATGATAAAGCAAGTATAAAATTTGCCATAGCTGCGATACAAAGAACTTTAAAAAACTATGATACAACTGCTTTAGTAGTAGATGATGTAGAGTTATATAGAAATATTATTAAAAAAAGTTTAAAAAAAATAAATCTAAATGTTTTAGAAGCAAAAGATGGTCAAGAAGCACTTGATATTTTACAAAAAAGAGAAGATATTACTCTAGTTATAACTGATTATGATATGCCTATTATAGATGGACTAGACCTCACTTTTAAAATAAGAGAAAAGTACAATAAAGACCAAGTTAGTATCATCGCAGTAAGTGGATTAGAATCTAAAGATATAGTAAGTAAATTTTTAAAGTTTGGTGCTAATGACTTTATACATAAACCTTTTACTCATAGCGAAATAGTAACTAGAGTAAACTCTAACCTCGAACTCTTAGACCTTTTTTCTCGCATAAAAGAGTTAGGAAATACTGACTACTTAACAGGTGCGTATAACAGACGATATTTTTTCCAAAGTGGAAACGCAATTTTTTCAAAAGCTAAAAGAAAAAATAAAAATCTTTCAGTTGCAACAATAGATATAGATAAATTTAAAAATATAAATGACATTTATGGTCACGATGTAGGTGATGACGCCCTAAAAGAAGTTAAAACTATACTAGATGAGAACCTTAGAGAGTCAGACTTGATGGCTCGTTTTGGTGGAGAAGAGTTTTGTATACTTCTTGAAGATATCAGCCTAGAGCATACTAACATACTTTTTGAAAAGATAAGAAAATGTTTTGAAGCAAATATGATTGAAACTCATGGAATAATAGTCTCTTACACAGTTTCTATTGGTATATACTTTGGAATGGCTAACTCGCTAGAAGAGATAATAAAAATTTCAGATAAAGCTCTTTTTGAAGCTAAAGAAAATGGTAGAAATAAAGTCATAATTTATACATAA
- a CDS encoding EAL domain-containing protein, translated as MSYKVISRKLILVAPLLFFIIACMRIYINHNENKKNIQNFISEQARLIDSLYITHRNYYQNLYINKVIKLDEQTLQGLPAYSAAKISKIFSDNNKLHITMQTVSDRARNPKNQADKYELQAIDFFKNNKNKKEYFAREDDFYQYATPLKIEKKCLKCHGKKENAPLFISKKYDKAYNYKIGDIRGILSIKVPTFYINKIFSKQFFASLVYDFLLISIVSIIAFLLMKFFSKQQEKIEEELNARTSELKVTASRDALTNLENRTMFKENIDKFDNLALILINIDSFSQINDFYGHEFGDAILIEFSKKLKSICVEEENCKLFRLSGDEFAYLVINKPEHIVVQKAKLLSKEINRQTYETKGESIELNTTVCVSLEEKEQLLITADMALKTARKNAKNIIIYDKTMALDREYKNNMLWTKKIKEAIKNDKIILFYQPIINNNDGSIKRYESLIRLIDEEGKVISPYFFLEISKKAKLYKQLTKIVIQKSFEMFRENDFEFSINLSIEDIMDKEINNYILEMLEIYSVSNRVIFEIVESESIENFSEIQKFIKSVKAQGCKIAIDDFGTGYSNFEYLMRLEADFIKIDGSIIKEILVEKNSEIIVSVIVDFAKRAGVKVIAEYVESKEIFDKVKELGVDKSQGYYFSEPKPSLN; from the coding sequence ATGTCCTATAAAGTAATATCAAGAAAATTAATACTAGTTGCTCCTTTATTATTTTTTATTATTGCTTGTATGCGTATATATATAAACCATAATGAAAATAAAAAAAATATTCAAAATTTTATATCTGAGCAGGCGCGATTAATAGACTCTCTTTATATAACACATAGAAACTACTATCAAAATCTTTATATAAATAAAGTTATAAAGTTAGATGAACAAACTTTACAAGGTTTGCCTGCTTACTCTGCAGCTAAAATATCAAAAATTTTTTCTGATAACAACAAACTTCACATAACTATGCAAACAGTTAGTGATAGAGCAAGAAATCCAAAAAATCAAGCAGATAAATATGAACTTCAGGCAATAGATTTTTTTAAAAATAATAAAAATAAAAAAGAATACTTCGCCCGAGAAGATGATTTTTACCAATATGCAACACCACTTAAGATAGAGAAAAAATGTTTGAAATGTCATGGTAAAAAAGAAAATGCTCCTTTATTTATATCAAAAAAATATGACAAAGCCTATAACTATAAAATAGGAGATATTAGAGGAATTTTAAGTATAAAAGTACCAACTTTTTATATAAATAAGATTTTTTCAAAACAATTTTTTGCTTCATTAGTTTATGACTTTTTACTTATAAGTATAGTTTCAATTATAGCTTTTTTACTCATGAAGTTTTTCTCAAAACAACAAGAAAAAATAGAAGAAGAACTTAACGCAAGAACTTCCGAACTTAAGGTGACCGCAAGTAGAGATGCTTTAACAAACTTAGAAAATAGGACAATGTTTAAAGAAAATATTGATAAATTTGATAATCTTGCATTGATTCTTATAAATATAGACAGTTTTTCTCAAATAAATGATTTTTATGGACATGAGTTTGGTGATGCGATTTTAATTGAGTTTAGTAAAAAACTTAAATCTATTTGTGTTGAAGAAGAAAATTGTAAATTATTTAGACTAAGTGGAGATGAGTTTGCTTATCTCGTTATAAACAAACCCGAACATATAGTTGTTCAAAAAGCAAAACTACTATCTAAAGAGATAAATAGACAAACATATGAAACAAAGGGTGAAAGTATTGAGCTAAATACGACAGTTTGTGTTTCTTTAGAGGAAAAAGAACAACTATTAATTACGGCTGATATGGCTCTTAAAACAGCAAGAAAAAATGCAAAAAATATTATTATTTATGATAAAACAATGGCATTAGATAGAGAATATAAAAATAATATGCTTTGGACAAAGAAGATTAAAGAAGCTATTAAAAATGATAAAATTATACTTTTTTACCAGCCAATAATAAATAATAATGATGGCTCAATAAAAAGGTATGAATCCTTAATCAGACTTATAGATGAAGAAGGTAAAGTTATATCTCCATATTTCTTTTTAGAGATATCAAAAAAAGCAAAACTTTACAAACAACTTACAAAAATCGTAATTCAAAAAAGTTTTGAAATGTTTAGAGAAAATGATTTTGAATTCTCAATAAATCTTAGTATTGAAGATATTATGGATAAAGAGATAAACAATTACATCTTAGAAATGCTTGAGATTTATAGCGTATCAAATAGAGTTATATTTGAAATAGTTGAGTCTGAGAGTATTGAAAATTTTAGCGAAATACAAAAATTTATAAAAAGTGTAAAAGCACAAGGATGCAAAATAGCCATAGATGACTTTGGAACAGGTTACTCTAACTTTGAGTATCTAATGCGACTTGAAGCGGACTTTATAAAAATAGATGGCTCTATAATAAAAGAAATATTAGTTGAAAAAAATTCAGAAATCATCGTATCTGTTATTGTTGATTTTGCAAAAAGAGCTGGTGTGAAAGTTATAGCTGAGTATGTTGAGAGTAAAGAAATATTTGATAAAGTAAAAGAACTTGGAGTCGATAAATCTCAAGGTTACTATTTTAGTGAACCTAAACCTAGTTTAAATTAG
- the rpsO gene encoding 30S ribosomal protein S15 translates to MALDSAKKQEIVTKYGRSESDTGSSEVQIALITERISELTEHLKIFKKDHASRLGLLKLVGQRRRLMKYFKRKDKVAYLKLVEDLGIRDNI, encoded by the coding sequence ATGGCTTTAGATTCGGCTAAAAAACAAGAAATTGTAACAAAATATGGTCGCTCAGAGAGTGACACAGGCTCAAGTGAAGTTCAAATTGCACTTATAACAGAAAGAATTTCTGAACTAACAGAGCATCTTAAAATATTTAAAAAAGATCATGCATCTAGACTAGGACTACTTAAACTAGTTGGACAGCGTCGTCGTTTAATGAAATACTTCAAAAGAAAAGATAAAGTTGCTTATCTTAAGCTTGTAGAAGATTTAGGCATTAGAGATAACATCTAG